One window of the Synechococcus sp. CC9311 genome contains the following:
- a CDS encoding glycosyltransferase family 2 protein: MASIDWSLVIGAASAELWGLNLPSTALLFGLLLLQIVLVGLFADRLRKLRSCITPCAAEPEEGWLPLEVVLCLRGADSCLPRLLEALARQTYPGPWRLQVVVDSAADPAWTLLQPWLARTDTAWNELQCRTLQQRPSQGSLKCAALRQAFAGLHSDSALVVLLDADIRFAEDGLERCARACLHPGVGAISGNRWFAPPSPGLSGLNLSSWTRAVWNAGAVVLMTLWKIPWGGCLCVRRSVVEAGDWLELLSRGLCEDTGLLGPLRRLGLDYRFAPDLVMVDPDPAQPLLPLSRWITRQLLTARLHHPAWGLVALHGISSAALLLLALLEGDWTTALVYELGCVGLLCWIEQLLQPEGRPHWLGWSVGLLPGQLVDGVSTVAALLARRISWRGVDYAVRTRPARVWIQRDRLQ, from the coding sequence TTGGCCTCAATTGATTGGTCCCTGGTCATCGGTGCTGCTTCAGCAGAGCTCTGGGGTTTGAACTTGCCCTCAACAGCGCTGTTGTTTGGACTACTACTTCTGCAGATTGTGCTGGTAGGGCTCTTTGCCGATCGACTGCGCAAGTTGCGCAGTTGCATCACACCGTGTGCAGCGGAGCCTGAGGAGGGATGGTTGCCTTTGGAGGTGGTGCTGTGTTTGCGAGGGGCGGATTCCTGCCTGCCACGGCTGTTGGAAGCTCTTGCTCGCCAGACCTACCCAGGCCCTTGGCGGCTGCAGGTGGTGGTGGACAGCGCTGCTGATCCAGCCTGGACCCTGCTCCAGCCCTGGCTGGCTCGCACTGATACCGCGTGGAACGAGCTGCAATGCCGAACGCTTCAGCAGCGTCCGAGCCAGGGCTCGCTGAAATGTGCAGCACTACGCCAGGCCTTTGCTGGTCTTCATTCCGATAGCGCCCTTGTGGTGCTGCTCGATGCTGATATCCGCTTCGCTGAGGATGGCCTGGAGCGCTGTGCCCGTGCTTGCTTGCATCCCGGCGTTGGGGCGATCTCCGGCAACCGCTGGTTTGCGCCGCCATCACCAGGGTTATCGGGATTGAATCTGAGCAGCTGGACGCGAGCGGTGTGGAACGCCGGTGCTGTGGTGTTGATGACCCTGTGGAAGATCCCTTGGGGTGGATGCCTTTGCGTGCGCCGCTCAGTTGTGGAAGCGGGCGATTGGCTGGAGCTACTCAGCCGGGGCCTGTGCGAAGACACCGGCCTGTTGGGTCCGCTGCGACGTTTGGGTTTGGACTACCGGTTCGCACCGGATCTGGTCATGGTGGATCCGGATCCTGCTCAACCGTTGCTCCCGCTGAGCCGCTGGATCACCCGTCAGCTGCTCACCGCTCGCCTGCATCATCCGGCCTGGGGCTTGGTGGCACTCCACGGGATTAGCAGTGCAGCGCTGCTCTTGCTTGCGCTGCTTGAGGGAGATTGGACCACGGCGCTGGTCTACGAGCTGGGTTGCGTGGGACTGCTGTGCTGGATTGAACAACTGCTGCAGCCGGAAGGTCGTCCCCATTGGTTGGGCTGGAGTGTGGGCCTGTTGCCAGGGCAGCTGGTGGATGGGGTGTCCACAGTGGCAGCCTTGCTGGCTCGCCGGATCTCTTGGCGTGGGGTTGACTATGCCGTGCGGACGAGGCCTGCGCGGGTGTGGATCCAGCGCGATCGACTCCAATAA
- a CDS encoding thioester reductase domain-containing protein, with amino-acid sequence MTGLDHPDKPNQQEAIAVIGMGCRLPGGVESSDDFWDLLAEGRDVVGEIPPERWDPQRHHDPDPRRPLHQHVRRAGLVEGVDRFDPGFFGISGREAQCMDPQQRLLLEVCWRAIEGAGHPLEQLRGRAVGVFMGISSADYSALLWASEAQYLMPDNEPFILTGNTGCIAANRISYAFDLKGPSFTVDTACSSSLVAVHLACESLRRGESELALAGGVQALIHPGIQMSFCKAGLLSPSGRCRSFDAEADGYVRSEGAGAVFLKPLRAALRDGDRIEAVIRGTAVNSDGRSQGIAAPSQKAQMACVQAAYAAAGLSPAAAQYVEAHGTGTRQGDPIELRALGAVLGAGRSKAKPCLVGSVKSNLGHGETAAGITGLIKTVLCLKRRQIPASLHYSRPSPSVDMLGLGLKVSDALMPFPAEDQELVASVSSFGFGGTNAHAVLSAATELDGDCAKASGSAAPALQLLWLSARSPEALAVLRRDYAEWLDSHPEVEIADLCASTHLRRSQFPHAIALIVSSRKELLNQLLGQGAVAWSGEVPSRGQAALPASLQKIQLKMLSPGASARRMLEELVEALASGAQMSWSTWHEGADWCLVQPPGHPFLRSRYWWSSIETAAKDVKASLWLDHLGLTSPAPQRQGALQLQRLDLPGETQHWNAELDADSVPDLKHHRLGGQPVFAAAGYLALVLDWLKERKQALQLGAVQLERPLWLHDGPVRLQALLHGQELSLHSRPVSGDDSSDWQLHGQVQLAVEAGEASLLPEQGFIPSSEAERQAPEELYGALKRLGLSYGQTYRPIREFWVDGLCAEALLIRPEGAPDRCLIDGCFQLVAAVIAQEPAAAQLLLPTGVEAVHFGCWPLPDALRCRLQLRESSVEQQGAEARGHRVADLELHDVAGAPIGSIRGLQLRQLSRTMLDLMVPVAPALPAARLLEDGWSELPAGALSEWSSVASEPISLIALGEIPETVQTWCDQQAIDPIVMEESADPATLVPALVQTLQALPLQRPRQLFVLLPHLFSPAVGAVQAAVRSLAQDCPAWRCSTITLKGEVLSSPQWQRLLAATGGDAELRWCGEDRIDTRCLHPMDGDRFRILADGSGRLEGLVHAPLPLPQLLPGELELAVEATGLNFRDVLNALGLLQTHNQSLGLRADAQLPFGGEAVGRVVAVGPGTDPSLLGSRMLAALTLGSLASHVSCRADLCVPWPESLDPVLGASLSTAYLTAEHGLEQLAQLQQGETVLIHAAAGGVGQAALQVALRCGAHILATASAAKQAALLEQGVDAVFDSRSTAFADQVLEHTGGRGVDVVLNSLKGEWVDASFRALSEGGRFVELGKLEIWSDHQVRERRPDVTYHRFDLLELAASDPQPLRQRLLALVEAVQQERVKALPTSVFSLAECKDAFRLMAQGRHVGKLVITLPTQAPPCRIRSDGTYLIVGAFGGLGLRLQRWLVEQGARALLLVGRRLPQPDSDAEQQLQRLRTQGIEVESLTWVELPRALDVLPNNQPLRGVIHAAGTLWDQRIDAIDALGLETVLSAKWGVGEQLQQVQQLQPEAWLQVDFQLVFSSLAAGVGSPGQLVYGAANAALEAMCLSAEHSEQPGGPLRLAIQWGPWGGTGMAAGLEKRFEAVGLKPLQDSEAFEALARLLQRGRSGVVTVMAADWPRLVSQALPRQAAWFQALLPEASGRSEAQVRAQLEALPMRQRRPWLLATLQELLAGVMEEPSAQLDPHTSLFDLGLDSLMAAEFAAVVQEALGWRLDLAALSDAPCLDDLAALALERLSTDGEVSDRMALNLDQEAELPEAWSRPNLPTLEAPGEQLLLTGASGFLGAYLLAGQLERWPELRLRCLVRAASRQQGSEKLELNLRRYGLWNPAWAERLEVVLGDLAQPRLGLDPDQFAALGQGLGGILHNGAQLSQMASYAQLAAANVGGTRELLHLATAGSPVRFELISSVAVFEADVCCDQVIAEHDPLEAWTGIQLGYSQTKWVTDRMVRRAGEAGLPVTIYRPPLIAGPSNGSSWHQGDLLQRLLQGCLALGASPDLAWELDMVPVDYVADAITALAWSGPAKGRCFHLQHPEPLMLNALLSQITETLSGWRIVPMQVWISEIEQSSANPLQPLLPFLQQRWGDDGLTYPERNCRGKRARPSCASTTELLAEQGVRCPDWPQLIGPWSSVLLQQSSGV; translated from the coding sequence ATGACGGGATTGGATCATCCGGACAAGCCCAATCAGCAAGAAGCGATTGCGGTCATAGGGATGGGCTGCCGGCTGCCTGGTGGTGTTGAGAGCTCCGACGATTTTTGGGATCTTCTGGCTGAGGGACGAGACGTTGTCGGGGAGATCCCTCCTGAACGTTGGGATCCGCAACGCCATCACGATCCGGATCCGCGTCGCCCGCTTCACCAGCACGTGCGCCGCGCCGGACTGGTGGAAGGGGTCGATCGGTTTGATCCTGGCTTTTTTGGAATTAGTGGCCGGGAAGCGCAGTGCATGGATCCTCAGCAGCGCTTGCTCCTGGAGGTGTGCTGGCGTGCGATTGAGGGGGCAGGTCATCCCCTCGAACAGCTTCGCGGACGCGCTGTGGGTGTGTTTATGGGCATCTCCAGTGCCGACTACAGCGCATTGTTGTGGGCCTCGGAAGCGCAGTACCTCATGCCCGACAACGAGCCCTTCATCCTCACCGGCAACACCGGTTGCATCGCCGCGAACCGTATTTCTTATGCCTTTGATCTCAAAGGTCCTAGCTTCACGGTGGATACCGCTTGCTCTTCGTCGTTGGTTGCGGTGCATCTGGCCTGCGAGAGTTTGCGCCGCGGTGAGTCAGAGCTTGCTCTGGCTGGAGGTGTGCAGGCCTTAATCCATCCCGGCATACAGATGAGCTTCTGCAAGGCGGGGTTGCTGTCGCCATCAGGCCGCTGCCGCAGTTTTGATGCTGAGGCGGATGGCTATGTGCGTTCCGAAGGGGCCGGTGCTGTATTCCTCAAGCCGTTGAGGGCAGCTCTGCGCGACGGTGATCGGATTGAGGCGGTCATCCGTGGCACCGCGGTGAATTCCGATGGCCGCAGTCAGGGGATCGCAGCGCCTAGTCAGAAGGCGCAGATGGCTTGTGTGCAAGCCGCCTATGCCGCTGCTGGGCTGTCGCCTGCGGCAGCGCAATACGTGGAAGCCCATGGCACGGGGACCCGTCAGGGCGATCCCATCGAACTGCGCGCCTTGGGTGCCGTGCTCGGAGCTGGGCGATCAAAGGCGAAGCCTTGCCTCGTGGGTTCAGTGAAAAGCAACCTCGGCCATGGCGAAACCGCCGCAGGGATTACGGGCCTGATCAAGACGGTGCTCTGCCTGAAGCGTCGCCAAATCCCGGCAAGCTTGCACTACAGCCGCCCGAGCCCCAGCGTCGACATGCTTGGGCTTGGACTCAAGGTGTCTGATGCGCTGATGCCTTTCCCTGCGGAGGATCAAGAGCTTGTAGCCAGCGTTAGCTCCTTCGGCTTTGGCGGAACCAATGCTCATGCGGTTCTTAGCGCTGCAACTGAGCTTGATGGCGACTGCGCTAAAGCCTCCGGCTCTGCAGCTCCCGCCTTGCAGCTGCTCTGGTTGAGTGCTCGCTCCCCCGAAGCGCTTGCCGTACTTCGTAGGGATTACGCGGAATGGCTGGATTCCCATCCCGAGGTGGAGATCGCTGATCTTTGCGCCAGCACGCATTTGAGAAGGTCGCAGTTCCCTCATGCCATAGCCCTCATCGTCAGTAGCCGAAAGGAGTTGCTGAATCAATTGCTTGGTCAGGGTGCTGTGGCCTGGTCTGGAGAGGTGCCATCCAGGGGTCAAGCCGCTCTACCAGCTTCTCTGCAGAAGATTCAATTAAAGATGTTGTCTCCTGGCGCCTCCGCTCGCCGAATGCTCGAGGAGCTGGTGGAGGCATTGGCATCAGGAGCTCAGATGTCTTGGTCCACTTGGCATGAGGGTGCTGACTGGTGTTTGGTGCAACCGCCTGGACACCCCTTTCTCCGCTCTCGCTACTGGTGGAGCTCAATTGAGACGGCAGCTAAGGATGTCAAAGCGAGTCTCTGGTTGGATCACCTTGGCTTGACAAGCCCTGCGCCACAACGTCAGGGAGCGTTGCAGCTGCAACGCCTGGATTTGCCAGGAGAGACGCAGCATTGGAACGCGGAGCTTGACGCTGACAGTGTTCCGGATCTGAAGCACCACCGGCTTGGCGGTCAGCCCGTGTTTGCGGCGGCTGGTTATCTGGCGTTGGTTCTCGACTGGCTGAAGGAGCGGAAGCAGGCGCTGCAGTTGGGCGCCGTTCAATTGGAACGGCCGCTCTGGCTCCATGACGGGCCGGTGCGACTGCAAGCGCTCCTTCATGGACAGGAGCTCTCGTTGCATAGTCGCCCTGTTTCTGGTGATGATTCCAGTGACTGGCAGCTGCATGGACAAGTGCAGCTGGCTGTTGAAGCTGGTGAGGCTTCCTTGTTGCCAGAGCAGGGATTCATTCCGAGCTCAGAGGCTGAAAGGCAGGCGCCGGAGGAGCTGTACGGCGCTTTGAAGCGGCTAGGGCTCAGCTATGGACAGACGTATCGGCCTATTCGTGAGTTCTGGGTTGACGGGCTTTGCGCTGAAGCCCTTCTCATTCGGCCGGAGGGAGCTCCGGATCGTTGCCTGATCGATGGGTGTTTTCAGCTTGTTGCAGCCGTGATCGCTCAGGAGCCGGCTGCCGCTCAGTTGCTGCTTCCCACCGGGGTGGAAGCCGTTCACTTTGGATGCTGGCCCCTGCCGGATGCATTGCGTTGCCGGCTGCAGCTACGGGAGTCGAGCGTTGAGCAGCAAGGCGCCGAAGCGAGAGGCCATCGGGTGGCTGATCTGGAATTGCACGATGTGGCGGGCGCTCCGATCGGTTCGATCAGAGGTCTGCAGTTGCGGCAGTTATCGCGCACCATGCTCGATCTCATGGTTCCTGTGGCCCCTGCCTTACCGGCGGCCAGGCTTTTGGAGGATGGTTGGTCTGAGCTGCCGGCCGGAGCGCTGTCCGAGTGGAGCTCGGTGGCATCGGAGCCGATCAGTTTGATTGCTTTGGGAGAGATCCCCGAGACAGTCCAGACCTGGTGCGACCAGCAAGCGATTGATCCCATCGTGATGGAAGAGTCTGCTGATCCCGCCACGTTGGTGCCCGCACTCGTGCAGACGCTGCAGGCCTTGCCGCTGCAACGTCCGCGTCAGCTGTTTGTACTGTTGCCGCATCTCTTCTCTCCGGCAGTTGGAGCTGTGCAGGCGGCGGTCCGCAGCCTGGCTCAGGATTGTCCGGCCTGGCGTTGCAGCACGATCACCCTGAAGGGTGAGGTCTTGTCATCGCCCCAATGGCAACGGTTGCTAGCGGCTACGGGTGGTGATGCTGAGCTGCGCTGGTGCGGCGAAGACCGGATTGATACCCGTTGTTTGCATCCGATGGATGGCGATCGGTTTCGGATCCTGGCGGATGGCAGCGGCAGATTGGAAGGCTTGGTGCATGCGCCCCTGCCCCTGCCCCAGTTGCTGCCTGGAGAGTTGGAGCTGGCGGTGGAGGCCACAGGGCTCAATTTCCGCGATGTCTTAAATGCTCTCGGTCTGCTGCAGACCCACAACCAGTCGTTGGGGCTGAGGGCTGATGCCCAGCTGCCGTTCGGGGGAGAAGCGGTCGGCCGCGTGGTGGCTGTGGGCCCGGGGACCGATCCTTCCTTGCTGGGATCCAGGATGTTGGCGGCGCTCACCCTGGGCAGTTTGGCGAGCCATGTGAGCTGTCGCGCCGACCTGTGCGTGCCCTGGCCTGAGTCCTTGGACCCAGTGTTGGGTGCAAGCCTGTCGACGGCCTATCTCACAGCCGAACACGGACTTGAGCAGCTCGCTCAGCTTCAGCAGGGGGAGACCGTGCTCATTCACGCTGCCGCCGGTGGGGTTGGGCAAGCTGCATTGCAAGTGGCCTTGCGTTGCGGTGCTCACATCTTGGCCACAGCAAGTGCGGCTAAGCAGGCTGCCCTATTGGAGCAGGGGGTGGATGCCGTCTTTGATTCTCGCTCCACCGCATTCGCTGATCAGGTGCTGGAGCACACCGGAGGGCGTGGCGTTGATGTGGTGCTCAATAGCCTTAAGGGGGAGTGGGTGGATGCCAGTTTCCGTGCTCTCTCTGAGGGGGGGCGGTTTGTAGAGCTCGGCAAGCTGGAGATCTGGAGTGATCACCAGGTGCGGGAGCGGCGCCCAGATGTGACCTACCACCGCTTTGATCTGCTCGAGTTGGCGGCAAGCGATCCCCAGCCGTTGCGTCAGCGACTGCTGGCTCTGGTTGAGGCGGTCCAGCAGGAGCGAGTGAAGGCTTTGCCGACCTCCGTTTTCTCTTTGGCCGAGTGCAAAGACGCCTTTCGGCTGATGGCCCAGGGCCGGCATGTGGGCAAGTTGGTGATCACCTTGCCCACACAGGCGCCCCCGTGCCGCATCCGTTCCGACGGGACCTATTTAATTGTTGGTGCCTTTGGGGGTCTGGGTCTTCGGCTGCAGCGCTGGTTGGTGGAGCAGGGGGCTCGGGCCCTGTTGCTCGTGGGTCGTCGGTTGCCTCAGCCCGACAGCGATGCAGAGCAACAGCTGCAGAGGCTCCGTACTCAGGGGATTGAAGTGGAGTCCCTCACTTGGGTGGAACTACCCCGGGCCCTGGATGTGCTGCCGAACAACCAGCCACTGCGGGGCGTCATCCATGCGGCGGGAACGCTTTGGGACCAACGCATCGATGCGATTGATGCGCTGGGCCTGGAGACGGTGCTCTCGGCGAAGTGGGGTGTTGGTGAGCAGCTCCAGCAAGTGCAACAACTGCAGCCGGAGGCTTGGTTGCAGGTGGATTTCCAGCTTGTGTTTTCTTCGCTTGCCGCTGGGGTTGGTTCCCCGGGGCAGCTGGTGTACGGAGCTGCCAACGCAGCTCTCGAAGCGATGTGCCTGTCGGCTGAGCATTCTGAACAGCCAGGCGGGCCATTGCGGCTGGCCATTCAGTGGGGTCCCTGGGGCGGAACGGGCATGGCGGCTGGACTGGAGAAGCGTTTTGAAGCCGTAGGCCTCAAGCCTTTGCAAGACAGTGAGGCGTTTGAGGCGCTGGCGCGTCTCCTGCAGCGCGGACGCAGCGGGGTGGTGACCGTGATGGCGGCCGACTGGCCGCGGCTGGTGAGCCAGGCGCTTCCTCGTCAGGCGGCCTGGTTTCAAGCACTGTTGCCAGAGGCTTCTGGTCGTTCGGAAGCGCAAGTGCGAGCTCAACTAGAAGCACTGCCGATGCGGCAGCGTCGGCCCTGGCTCTTGGCCACGCTTCAAGAGCTTTTGGCGGGAGTGATGGAGGAGCCATCTGCCCAGCTCGACCCCCACACCAGCTTGTTTGATCTTGGGCTCGATTCCTTAATGGCGGCAGAGTTCGCAGCGGTGGTGCAGGAGGCCTTGGGGTGGCGCCTGGATCTAGCGGCCCTCAGTGATGCGCCCTGCCTTGATGATCTGGCAGCCCTGGCACTCGAGCGCTTGAGCACGGATGGGGAGGTTTCAGATCGGATGGCGCTGAATTTGGATCAAGAAGCTGAGCTGCCGGAGGCGTGGAGCCGGCCAAACCTGCCCACGTTGGAGGCGCCCGGTGAGCAGTTGCTGCTCACCGGGGCGAGTGGCTTTTTGGGCGCCTACCTGCTGGCAGGGCAGCTTGAGCGTTGGCCGGAACTGCGGCTGCGTTGTCTCGTGCGTGCTGCCTCCAGGCAACAGGGATCGGAGAAGTTGGAGCTGAATCTTCGTCGTTATGGGCTGTGGAATCCTGCCTGGGCGGAGCGGTTGGAGGTGGTGCTTGGGGATCTTGCCCAGCCGCGCCTGGGACTGGACCCTGATCAATTCGCTGCTTTAGGCCAGGGGTTGGGTGGAATCCTCCACAACGGTGCCCAGCTCAGTCAGATGGCCAGTTACGCCCAACTGGCAGCGGCCAATGTGGGAGGAACTCGAGAGCTGCTCCATTTGGCCACCGCAGGCTCACCAGTGCGTTTTGAATTGATTTCCAGCGTTGCTGTGTTTGAGGCTGATGTTTGTTGCGACCAGGTGATCGCTGAGCACGATCCGCTGGAGGCTTGGACCGGTATCCAACTCGGCTATTCCCAGACGAAATGGGTCACGGACCGGATGGTGCGGCGGGCAGGGGAGGCCGGACTTCCCGTCACGATCTATCGACCTCCGCTGATTGCCGGGCCCTCCAATGGCAGCTCTTGGCACCAAGGTGATCTCCTGCAGCGCTTGCTGCAGGGTTGTTTGGCCCTTGGGGCATCACCTGATCTGGCATGGGAGCTCGATATGGTTCCTGTGGATTATGTGGCTGATGCGATCACTGCACTGGCTTGGAGTGGGCCTGCCAAGGGACGCTGTTTCCATTTGCAGCACCCTGAGCCGTTGATGCTCAACGCCTTGCTGAGCCAAATCACCGAGACTCTGAGCGGCTGGCGGATTGTGCCAATGCAGGTCTGGATCTCTGAGATCGAACAGAGCTCGGCCAATCCGCTTCAGCCCTTGCTTCCTTTTCTGCAGCAACGCTGGGGAGACGATGGCCTGACCTATCCGGAGCGCAATTGCAGGGGAAAGCGGGCTCGACCTAGTTGTGCTTCCACCACTGAGTTGCTGGCTGAACAGGGGGTGCGCTGCCCTGATTGGCCTCAATTGATTGGTCCCTGGTCATCGGTGCTGCTTCAGCAGAGCTCTGGGGTTTGA